One genomic segment of Burkholderia pyrrocinia includes these proteins:
- a CDS encoding NAD(P)-dependent oxidoreductase: MTQRSLNIALFGATGMIGSRIAAEAVRRGHRVTALSRHPGAAGDGITAKAADLFDAASIAAALPGHDVVASAYGPKQEDAAKVGAVAKALVAGTRQAGLKRLVVVGGAGSLEVAPGKQLVDSEGFPEAYKPVALAHRDALGYLETVGDLDWTFFAPAAMIAPGERTGTFRTGAGKLIADAQGNSKISAEDYAVAFVDALEQGSFVREIATVAY; encoded by the coding sequence ATGACGCAACGTTCCTTGAATATCGCGCTGTTCGGCGCCACCGGCATGATCGGCTCGCGCATCGCGGCGGAAGCCGTACGGCGCGGCCATCGCGTGACCGCGCTGTCGCGCCATCCCGGCGCGGCCGGCGACGGCATCACCGCGAAGGCGGCCGACCTGTTCGACGCGGCCAGCATCGCGGCCGCGCTGCCGGGCCATGACGTCGTCGCGAGCGCGTACGGTCCGAAACAGGAAGATGCGGCGAAGGTTGGCGCGGTCGCGAAGGCGTTGGTCGCCGGCACGCGTCAGGCCGGCCTGAAGCGGCTCGTCGTGGTGGGCGGTGCCGGTTCGCTCGAAGTCGCGCCCGGCAAGCAGCTCGTCGACAGCGAGGGCTTCCCGGAAGCGTACAAGCCGGTCGCGCTCGCGCACCGCGATGCGCTCGGCTACCTGGAGACGGTCGGCGATCTCGACTGGACGTTCTTCGCGCCGGCCGCGATGATCGCACCGGGCGAGCGCACGGGCACGTTCCGCACGGGCGCCGGCAAGCTGATCGCGGACGCGCAGGGCAACAGCAAGATCTCGGCGGAAGACTACGCGGTCGCGTTCGTCGATGCGCTCGAGCAAGGCAGCTTCGTGCGGGAGATCGCGACGGTCGCGTATTGA
- a CDS encoding Rrf2 family transcriptional regulator, translating into MNTSSRFAFAVHVLALLSMQEGVPLSSDIVAGSVNTNPALIRRLLSMLAAAGLTTSQLGAGGGALLAREPGEITLLDVYRAVDDAQLFALHREAPNPACLVGRHIQRALIDYIGDAQRAMEASLATRTLADVTADVLDLEQRTQRAGRAGG; encoded by the coding sequence ATGAATACCAGCAGCCGGTTCGCGTTTGCCGTTCACGTGCTCGCCTTGCTGTCGATGCAGGAAGGCGTACCGTTGTCGTCCGACATCGTCGCGGGCAGCGTGAACACGAATCCGGCACTGATCCGCCGGTTGCTGTCGATGCTGGCGGCCGCGGGGCTGACCACGTCGCAGCTCGGCGCGGGCGGTGGCGCGCTGCTGGCGCGCGAGCCCGGCGAGATCACGCTGCTCGACGTGTATCGCGCGGTCGACGATGCGCAACTGTTCGCGCTGCATCGCGAGGCACCGAATCCGGCGTGCCTTGTCGGGCGGCACATCCAGCGCGCGCTGATCGACTATATCGGCGACGCGCAGCGCGCAATGGAGGCATCGCTCGCCACGCGCACGCTTGCCGACGTAACGGCCGACGTGCTGGATCTGGAGCAGCGCACGCAACGGGCAGGGCGCGCCGGCGGGTGA
- a CDS encoding ammonium transporter, translating to MDGLKSGVDTLFLLIGAVMVLAMHAGFAFLELGTVRKKNQVNALVKILVDFSVSTLAYFFIGYTIAYGVEFFDDIGTLSQHSGYALVRFFFLLTFAAAIPAIVSGGIAERAKFNPQLVATLIIVGFIYPFFEGIAWNERYGVQAWLTHAFGAPFHDFAGSVVVHAFGGWVALPAVLLLGARHGRYAKDGRIAAHPPSNIPFLALGAWVLAVGWFGFNVMSAQTLDKISGLVAVNSLMAMVGGTLAAWMAGRNDPGFTYNGPLAGLVAVCAGSDVMHPIGALVTGAAAGALFVAMFTCVQNKWRIDDVLGVWPLHGMCGALGGLAAGVFGLPALGGLGGVSFLSQLVGTLGGIAIATAGGTLVYGALKATVGLRLDREAEFDGADLSVHRISATPERD from the coding sequence ATGGATGGTCTGAAATCCGGCGTCGACACACTGTTCCTGTTGATCGGCGCCGTCATGGTGCTCGCGATGCACGCGGGCTTCGCATTCCTCGAACTCGGCACGGTCCGCAAGAAGAACCAGGTCAACGCGCTCGTGAAGATCCTGGTCGACTTCTCGGTGTCGACGCTCGCCTATTTCTTCATCGGCTACACGATTGCGTACGGGGTCGAGTTCTTCGACGACATCGGCACGCTGTCGCAGCATAGCGGCTACGCGCTCGTGCGCTTCTTCTTCCTGCTGACCTTCGCGGCGGCGATTCCCGCGATCGTGTCGGGCGGCATCGCCGAGCGCGCGAAATTCAATCCGCAGCTCGTCGCGACGCTGATCATCGTCGGCTTCATCTATCCGTTCTTCGAAGGAATCGCGTGGAACGAACGCTACGGCGTGCAGGCCTGGCTCACGCACGCGTTCGGTGCGCCGTTCCACGATTTCGCGGGCTCGGTCGTCGTGCATGCGTTCGGCGGCTGGGTCGCACTGCCGGCCGTGCTGCTGCTCGGCGCACGTCACGGTCGTTATGCGAAGGACGGCCGGATCGCCGCGCACCCGCCGTCGAACATCCCGTTCCTCGCGCTCGGCGCGTGGGTGCTCGCGGTCGGCTGGTTCGGCTTCAACGTGATGAGCGCGCAGACGCTCGACAAGATCAGCGGCCTCGTCGCCGTGAACTCGCTGATGGCGATGGTCGGCGGCACGCTCGCCGCGTGGATGGCCGGCCGCAACGACCCGGGCTTCACGTACAACGGGCCGCTCGCGGGCCTCGTCGCGGTGTGCGCGGGCTCCGACGTGATGCACCCGATCGGCGCGCTCGTCACGGGCGCGGCGGCCGGCGCGCTGTTCGTCGCGATGTTCACCTGCGTGCAGAACAAGTGGCGCATCGACGACGTGCTCGGCGTGTGGCCGCTGCACGGGATGTGCGGCGCGCTCGGCGGCCTCGCGGCCGGCGTGTTCGGCCTGCCCGCGCTCGGCGGTCTCGGCGGCGTGTCGTTCCTGTCGCAACTCGTCGGCACGCTCGGCGGCATCGCGATCGCAACCGCCGGCGGCACGCTCGTCTACGGCGCGCTGAAAGCGACCGTCGGGCTGCGCCTCGACCGCGAAGCCGAATTCGACGGCGCGGACCTGTCGGTCCACCGCATCTCGGCGACGCCCGAACGCGATTGA
- a CDS encoding PhoX family protein — translation MPALPNAARRQALKILAGAPMLPLSGLALPALLTGCGGDDNPASTPAPVAAAYTSATFSAMAAPTLDNAAAMATTTVGSTLSVSFSDGSSRNFKLAYRPFFVTGDMVPDGKGGTTLAGGYYDINNQPIIDRSVAGKERQFYSDCPDGSSLLTLKNANVPGVKGNTVFAVVQFEYTTRDQASASQYGQLPSPIAVLTLDQDPANGALKVVKYHNVDTSKAHGLWITCGASLSPWGTHLSSEEYEPDATKVATDAQFKAFSKNTFGDETKANPYHYGHLPEITVNPDGTGTVKKHYCLGRISHELIQVMPDQRTVMMGDDATNGGLFMFVADKAADLSAGTLYVAKWTQTSSAGAGTATLTWIKVGHATSSEIEALANTLKASDIMDLTTIDPNDASYTKIHFGGKFNWMRVKPGMEKAAAFLETHRYAALLGGSMAFTKLEGTTVNAKDKIVYTAMSRIETSMVKGNAVSRDVAVDKKIAAGATYALNLKGSQRDTTGSAIDSEWVPVDMGAPAALVGEDLAAADGLGNLANPDKIANPDNLKFSEKLRTLFIGEDSGMHVNNFLWAYNVDTKSLVRVLSCPAGAESTGLHAVDEINGWTYIMSNFQHAGDWESPLHDKVKPTLDPLVRANFKDRFGASVGYLTAEPTSIKLAKA, via the coding sequence ATGCCCGCGTTGCCCAATGCTGCCCGTCGTCAGGCCCTGAAGATCCTCGCCGGCGCGCCGATGCTGCCCCTTTCCGGTCTCGCGCTGCCGGCCCTGCTGACGGGTTGCGGCGGCGACGACAATCCGGCGTCGACGCCGGCCCCGGTCGCCGCCGCGTATACGTCGGCGACGTTCTCGGCGATGGCCGCGCCCACGCTCGACAATGCGGCCGCGATGGCCACGACGACGGTCGGCTCGACGCTGTCGGTGTCGTTCTCGGACGGCTCGTCGCGCAACTTCAAGCTCGCGTACCGGCCGTTCTTCGTGACGGGCGACATGGTGCCGGACGGCAAGGGCGGCACGACGCTCGCGGGCGGCTACTACGACATCAACAACCAGCCGATCATCGACCGTTCGGTAGCCGGCAAGGAGCGCCAGTTCTATTCCGACTGCCCGGACGGCAGCTCGCTGCTCACGCTGAAGAACGCGAACGTGCCCGGCGTGAAGGGCAACACGGTGTTTGCGGTCGTGCAGTTCGAATACACGACGCGCGACCAGGCCAGCGCATCGCAGTACGGCCAGTTGCCGTCGCCGATCGCGGTGCTCACGCTCGACCAGGATCCGGCCAACGGCGCGCTGAAGGTCGTGAAGTACCACAACGTCGACACGTCGAAGGCGCACGGCCTGTGGATCACCTGCGGCGCGAGCCTGTCGCCGTGGGGCACGCACCTGTCGAGCGAGGAGTACGAGCCGGACGCGACGAAGGTCGCGACCGACGCGCAGTTCAAGGCGTTCAGCAAGAACACGTTCGGCGACGAGACGAAGGCAAACCCCTACCACTACGGCCACCTGCCCGAGATCACCGTGAATCCGGACGGCACGGGCACCGTGAAGAAGCACTACTGCCTCGGCCGCATCTCGCACGAGCTGATCCAGGTGATGCCGGACCAGCGCACCGTGATGATGGGCGACGACGCAACCAACGGCGGCCTGTTCATGTTCGTCGCCGACAAGGCGGCCGACCTGTCGGCCGGCACGCTGTATGTCGCGAAGTGGACGCAGACGTCGTCCGCCGGCGCGGGCACGGCGACGCTCACGTGGATCAAGGTCGGCCACGCGACGAGCAGCGAGATCGAAGCGCTCGCGAACACGCTGAAGGCGTCGGACATCATGGACCTGACGACCATCGACCCGAACGACGCGAGCTACACGAAGATCCACTTCGGCGGCAAGTTCAACTGGATGCGCGTGAAGCCGGGGATGGAAAAGGCGGCCGCGTTCCTCGAGACGCACCGCTACGCGGCGCTGCTCGGCGGCAGCATGGCGTTCACGAAGCTCGAAGGCACGACGGTCAACGCGAAGGACAAGATCGTCTATACGGCGATGTCGCGGATCGAGACGTCGATGGTCAAGGGCAACGCCGTGTCGCGCGACGTCGCGGTGGACAAGAAGATCGCCGCCGGCGCGACCTACGCGCTGAACCTGAAGGGCAGCCAGCGCGACACGACGGGCAGCGCGATCGACAGCGAATGGGTGCCGGTCGACATGGGTGCGCCGGCCGCGCTGGTCGGCGAGGATCTCGCCGCGGCCGACGGGCTCGGCAACCTCGCGAACCCGGACAAGATCGCGAACCCCGACAACCTGAAGTTCTCCGAAAAGCTGCGCACGCTCTTCATCGGCGAAGACTCGGGCATGCACGTGAACAACTTCCTGTGGGCCTACAACGTCGACACGAAATCGCTCGTGCGCGTGCTGTCATGCCCGGCCGGCGCCGAATCGACGGGCCTGCACGCAGTCGACGAGATCAACGGCTGGACCTACATCATGAGCAACTTCCAGCACGCGGGCGACTGGGAATCGCCGCTGCACGACAAGGTCAAGCCGACGCTCGACCCGCTCGTGCGCGCGAACTTCAAGGATCGCTTCGGCGCCAGCGTCGGCTACCTGACGGCCGAGCCGACCAGCATCAAGCTCGCGAAGGCCTGA
- a CDS encoding type II secretion system protein has protein sequence MSRAGRTARDIAHARAMRGRPRAVRQRGLVLLALLIALMLMSIALAGALDVWSLQRRREDERQLLFAGDQYRKAIVRYYRLARAYPQTVDDLLDDNRFVKPMHHLRRAYRDPITGQNDWAFLWRDDRFYGVYSNSDQATIKRAGFPLRYMDFEGAETYRKWKFLYLAPGLGLPASDAAPASAAADAPAQAASFPSLSGFAGGYLPGQAPSGLR, from the coding sequence ATGAGCCGGGCTGGCCGGACGGCGCGCGACATCGCGCACGCGCGCGCGATGCGCGGCCGCCCGCGTGCCGTGCGTCAGCGCGGGCTCGTGCTGCTGGCGCTGCTGATCGCACTGATGCTGATGTCGATCGCACTGGCAGGAGCACTGGATGTCTGGTCGCTGCAACGGCGCCGCGAGGACGAGCGGCAACTGCTGTTCGCCGGCGATCAGTACCGGAAGGCGATCGTCCGCTACTACCGTCTGGCGCGCGCGTACCCGCAAACCGTCGACGATCTCTTGGACGACAACCGCTTCGTCAAGCCGATGCATCATCTGCGCCGCGCGTACCGGGATCCGATTACCGGACAGAACGACTGGGCGTTCCTGTGGCGGGACGATCGCTTCTATGGCGTATACAGCAACTCGGATCAGGCGACGATCAAGCGGGCGGGATTTCCGCTGCGATACATGGACTTCGAGGGCGCGGAGACCTACCGCAAGTGGAAGTTCCTGTACCTCGCGCCCGGCCTCGGCCTGCCGGCCAGCGACGCGGCGCCGGCGTCCGCGGCCGCGGACGCGCCTGCCCAGGCGGCGAGCTTCCCGAGCCTGTCCGGGTTCGCGGGCGGCTACCTGCCGGGGCAGGCGCCGTCCGGCCTGCGTTGA
- a CDS encoding type II secretion system protein has product MKHARTRRSRGFTLIEIVVVMAIIGLLLTLAMPRYMHSIEHGKEQVRQQNIAVMRNAIDQYYGDNGQYPETLDELVAKHYLRSVPLDPVNGDDKWAAVASPDESKPGVYDVAPASSPQGAPPSATGAAK; this is encoded by the coding sequence ATGAAACACGCTCGCACGCGCAGGTCCCGCGGATTCACGCTGATCGAAATCGTGGTCGTGATGGCCATCATCGGCCTGCTCCTGACGCTGGCCATGCCGCGCTACATGCACAGCATCGAGCACGGGAAGGAACAGGTCCGGCAGCAGAACATCGCGGTGATGCGCAATGCGATCGACCAGTACTACGGCGACAACGGCCAGTACCCGGAGACGCTCGACGAACTGGTCGCGAAGCACTATCTGCGTTCGGTCCCGCTCGATCCGGTGAATGGCGACGACAAATGGGCGGCGGTCGCGTCGCCGGACGAGTCGAAGCCGGGCGTCTACGACGTGGCGCCCGCGAGCAGCCCGCAGGGCGCGCCGCCGAGCGCGACCGGAGCGGCGAAATGA
- a CDS encoding type II secretion system protein — protein sequence MATRTGTTRSGCTGRPGQRGFTLIEMVITLALVAILALAVMPFSELVVQRQKEHELSAALREIRTALDAYKDASDAGQIEKEAEASGYPPSLTVLVTGVKNARDPKGGLLMFLRRVPRDPFFAGDPDTPAEETWDVRAYGTPLDPAAGGPAAGDASGSAEAGKDVFDVTSKSAVVGINGIPYKQW from the coding sequence GTGGCCACCCGGACCGGCACGACGCGCAGCGGCTGCACCGGCCGTCCCGGGCAGCGTGGCTTCACGCTGATCGAGATGGTGATCACGCTCGCGCTCGTGGCGATACTCGCGCTCGCGGTCATGCCGTTTTCCGAGCTGGTCGTGCAGCGCCAGAAGGAGCACGAGCTGAGCGCCGCGTTGCGCGAGATCCGCACCGCGCTCGACGCGTACAAGGACGCAAGCGATGCGGGGCAGATCGAAAAGGAAGCAGAAGCGTCCGGTTATCCGCCGTCGCTGACCGTGCTGGTGACCGGCGTGAAGAACGCCCGGGATCCGAAAGGCGGCCTGCTGATGTTCCTGCGTCGGGTGCCGCGCGATCCGTTCTTCGCCGGCGATCCCGACACGCCCGCCGAGGAGACCTGGGACGTGCGCGCGTACGGCACGCCGCTGGATCCGGCGGCCGGCGGTCCGGCGGCCGGCGACGCATCCGGGAGCGCCGAGGCCGGCAAGGACGTGTTCGACGTGACGTCGAAATCCGCGGTCGTCGGCATCAACGGCATCCCGTACAAACAATGGTGA